Proteins encoded within one genomic window of Pseudodesulfovibrio senegalensis:
- a CDS encoding cyclase family protein yields the protein MKVIDLSHRLEPDMPVYPGDDPALITRPRTHEEHGFSATHLNLGAHAGTHMDAPLHMLSDGPGVDWFDAAHFVGRAAVLDVSAAGQYLGAEELAEASALVTETGGLDFLLLRTGWDRHWNTPAYWKDWPELTRTAARLLTGLDLRGMGMDTPSPDGLNATEAHLSLFRAGMVVVENLCNLDALPEEPFTFSCLPLNIAGADGAPCRAVGLLQDSPEDHFPFADAPS from the coding sequence ATGAAGGTCATTGATCTCAGCCACCGGCTCGAACCGGACATGCCCGTGTATCCCGGGGACGATCCCGCACTGATCACCCGTCCCCGCACCCATGAGGAACACGGCTTTTCCGCCACGCACCTGAACCTGGGCGCGCACGCGGGAACGCACATGGATGCGCCCCTGCACATGCTTTCGGACGGGCCGGGCGTGGACTGGTTCGACGCCGCCCATTTCGTGGGCCGGGCCGCAGTGCTCGACGTGAGCGCGGCCGGGCAATACCTCGGGGCCGAGGAACTGGCCGAGGCATCCGCGCTGGTCACGGAGACGGGCGGACTGGATTTCCTGCTGCTGCGTACCGGGTGGGACCGCCACTGGAACACCCCCGCATACTGGAAGGACTGGCCCGAACTCACGCGCACGGCCGCACGGCTGCTCACCGGGCTGGACCTGCGCGGCATGGGCATGGACACACCCTCGCCCGACGGGCTGAACGCGACCGAAGCGCACCTGTCCCTGTTCCGCGCGGGCATGGTGGTGGTGGAAAACCTGTGCAACCTTGATGCGTTGCCCGAGGAACCGTTCACCTTTTCCTGCCTGCCCCTGAACATTGCCGGTGCGGACGGCGCGCCCTGCCGGGCCGTGGGCCTGCTGCAAGACAGCCCGGAAGACCACTTCCCCTTTGCGGACGCGCCTTCATGA
- a CDS encoding FmdE family protein: MSCTTPNHVIEEAVRFHGHVCPGLVIGIRASEVCLEEFGHNNDEPICCVCETDMCGVDAIQFMTGCTLGKGNLMQRDYGKTAFTFYRKRDGKGIRLLLNRDALGRDHDESSDLLKKSLEGTITAQEAERMEALREQTRQQILDAPIETLFTRMEPDQFIPRPPKILETLTCEHCGEGIMESRSRRFAGQTLCIPCFAKVEQKV; the protein is encoded by the coding sequence ATGAGCTGCACCACTCCGAATCACGTCATCGAAGAGGCCGTGCGTTTTCACGGCCATGTCTGCCCCGGCCTTGTCATCGGCATCCGCGCATCGGAGGTCTGCCTCGAGGAATTCGGCCACAACAACGACGAACCCATCTGCTGCGTGTGCGAAACCGACATGTGCGGGGTGGATGCCATCCAGTTCATGACCGGCTGCACGCTGGGCAAGGGCAACCTCATGCAGCGCGACTACGGCAAAACCGCCTTCACGTTCTATCGCAAACGGGACGGCAAGGGCATCCGCCTGCTGCTCAACCGCGACGCGCTGGGCAGGGACCACGACGAGAGCTCGGACCTGCTCAAGAAAAGCCTCGAGGGAACCATCACCGCCCAAGAAGCCGAGCGCATGGAAGCCCTGCGCGAACAGACTCGCCAACAGATACTGGACGCGCCCATTGAAACGCTGTTCACACGCATGGAGCCGGACCAGTTCATCCCACGGCCGCCCAAGATTCTGGAAACCCTGACCTGCGAGCATTGCGGCGAGGGCATCATGGAATCCCGGTCCCGGCGTTTCGCTGGCCAGACCCTGTGCATTCCCTGCTTTGCCAAGGTGGAACAGAAGGTCTGA
- a CDS encoding cupin domain-containing protein: MTTATSAISAQEIIDTLGLEPHPEEGGHFRETHRAAETHKAEHLPHRYEGPRAHSTAIYYLLTPNTFSHLHRLKSEEIFHFYLGDPCEMLHLHPDGRQETVILGHDIVNGQRVQQVVPAGVWQGMRLLPGGSFALMGCTVAPGFEYRDYEHADRDALLQHYPEPSELIRLLTA; the protein is encoded by the coding sequence ATGACAACGGCGACCTCGGCAATCTCGGCGCAAGAGATCATCGACACCCTGGGCCTTGAACCGCACCCGGAAGAAGGCGGGCATTTCCGCGAAACCCACCGGGCCGCGGAAACGCACAAGGCAGAGCACCTGCCGCACCGCTATGAAGGACCGCGCGCCCACAGCACGGCCATCTATTACCTGCTCACGCCGAACACGTTCTCGCACCTGCACCGGCTCAAGAGCGAGGAAATATTCCACTTCTATCTGGGCGATCCCTGCGAAATGCTGCACCTGCACCCGGACGGACGGCAGGAAACCGTGATCCTCGGCCACGACATCGTCAACGGCCAGCGCGTGCAGCAGGTGGTCCCGGCCGGGGTCTGGCAGGGCATGCGCCTGCTGCCGGGCGGCTCGTTCGCGCTCATGGGCTGCACCGTGGCCCCGGGATTCGAATACCGGGATTACGAGCACGCAGACCGGGACGCGCTGTTGCAACACTACCCGGAACCGTCAGAACTGATCCGCCTGCTCACCGCATAA
- a CDS encoding thermonuclease family protein, with product MSPESLRRAGLRFTFVFLLTAACLVATPRTKVSAGSPDKRENAIFLRAQDGDSLMVRLMNASRDVVSVRLIGVDCPEKGQQWGERARRFTRAFCNGAPLQLEYDQERMDRYGRTLAYVHTHKGMLNRQLVRNGLALSILVRPNRKHHESLKRAQREARAAKAGFWAQGGLDMTPWQWRRKHPRRQ from the coding sequence ATGTCTCCTGAATCCCTGCGCAGGGCTGGCCTGCGCTTCACTTTCGTTTTCCTGCTCACAGCGGCATGCCTCGTTGCCACCCCACGCACGAAGGTCTCGGCAGGCAGCCCCGACAAACGCGAAAACGCGATTTTCCTGCGCGCGCAGGACGGGGATTCCCTGATGGTCCGGCTCATGAACGCGAGCAGGGACGTTGTTTCTGTGCGGCTCATCGGCGTGGATTGCCCGGAAAAGGGACAGCAATGGGGTGAGCGGGCCAGGCGTTTTACCCGCGCATTCTGCAACGGGGCTCCCCTGCAGCTGGAATACGACCAGGAACGCATGGACCGCTATGGCCGCACCCTGGCTTATGTGCATACGCACAAGGGCATGCTCAACCGGCAGCTCGTGCGCAACGGGCTGGCGCTGTCCATACTGGTGCGTCCCAACCGAAAACACCATGAATCACTGAAGCGGGCCCAACGCGAAGCCCGGGCCGCCAAAGCCGGATTCTGGGCCCAAGGCGGGCTGGACATGACCCCGTGGCAATGGCGCAGAAAGCATCCACGCCGCCAGTAA
- a CDS encoding tail fiber assembly protein: MQQEMNVDSYWTLPGVDGTRPCLPDEQVEGQPIPCTWAGLGPDRARELGAVLHRRERLPKYHVIPEGVDPWTVEERDRVCLHRLDREQLVHDAKAEERELARNARIRRDRLLAQSDWTQMPDAPLGDAARALWAEYRQMLRDVPVQDGFPQRIAWPEMVS, encoded by the coding sequence ATGCAGCAGGAAATGAACGTTGATTCGTATTGGACTCTGCCCGGCGTGGATGGAACCCGCCCCTGCCTGCCGGACGAGCAGGTGGAGGGCCAGCCCATCCCCTGCACATGGGCCGGGCTTGGCCCGGACCGGGCGCGTGAACTGGGCGCGGTGTTGCACAGGCGCGAACGCCTGCCGAAATATCATGTCATTCCCGAGGGCGTGGACCCGTGGACGGTCGAAGAGCGGGACAGGGTCTGCCTGCATCGGTTGGACCGGGAACAACTTGTTCACGATGCAAAGGCCGAGGAAAGGGAACTGGCCCGGAACGCCCGCATTCGCAGGGACCGGCTGCTGGCCCAAAGCGACTGGACCCAGATGCCGGACGCGCCGTTGGGCGATGCCGCGCGCGCCTTGTGGGCCGAGTATCGCCAGATGCTTCGTGATGTGCCCGTGCAGGATGGTTTTCCGCAGCGGATCGCATGGCCGGAAATGGTGTCGTAA
- a CDS encoding SlyX family protein: MEDRIERLESAVAQQDNTIEELNRVVFDQQKQIDELEKKLELLAAKFREMAEAQDTGFVDTPPPHYGGRS, encoded by the coding sequence ATGGAAGACCGCATCGAACGACTGGAATCTGCCGTGGCCCAGCAGGACAACACCATCGAGGAACTGAACCGCGTGGTGTTCGACCAGCAAAAACAGATCGACGAGCTGGAAAAGAAGCTGGAATTGCTGGCCGCCAAATTCCGTGAAATGGCCGAGGCGCAGGACACGGGCTTCGTGGACACGCCGCCGCCCCATTACGGGGGCCGCTCATGA
- a CDS encoding ABC transporter ATP-binding protein yields the protein MILHVDGLDFHYKSTPVLRDVHFSVDEGEVLAIMGPNGVGKTTLLKCMNAIHSPSGGCVMVDGADVFQLRPGQIARRLGYVSQRAETGRMTTFDAVLMGRKPHIRWNVSENDLRIVDSALKRLRLEKLCLRYLDEMSGGEVQKVCIARALVQEPRILLLDEPTSSLDLRNQVEILGLVRAVVKSHHVAAIMTMHDLNQALRYADKFVFLRGGRIHAAADRDSVNEAIIEEVYGVRVHMEEVAGRPVVVPMDDTEERLLREHDHAHHHEYGISQ from the coding sequence ATGATCCTGCATGTGGACGGACTGGATTTTCATTACAAAAGCACACCCGTGCTGCGCGACGTGCATTTTTCCGTGGACGAAGGCGAGGTGCTGGCCATCATGGGCCCCAACGGCGTGGGCAAAACCACGCTGCTCAAGTGCATGAACGCCATCCACTCGCCGTCCGGCGGTTGCGTGATGGTGGACGGCGCCGATGTTTTCCAGCTCCGGCCCGGCCAGATAGCCCGCAGGCTGGGCTATGTTTCCCAGCGCGCGGAAACCGGACGCATGACCACATTCGACGCGGTGCTCATGGGCCGCAAGCCCCACATACGCTGGAACGTGAGCGAAAACGACCTGCGCATCGTGGACAGCGCGCTCAAGCGCCTGCGCCTGGAAAAACTCTGCCTGCGCTATCTGGACGAAATGAGCGGCGGGGAAGTGCAGAAAGTCTGCATTGCCCGCGCACTGGTTCAGGAGCCGCGCATCCTGCTGCTGGACGAGCCCACCAGCAGCCTCGACCTGCGCAATCAGGTGGAGATACTGGGCCTTGTGCGGGCCGTGGTCAAAAGCCACCATGTGGCCGCGATCATGACCATGCACGACCTGAACCAGGCCCTGCGCTACGCGGACAAGTTCGTGTTCCTGCGCGGGGGGCGCATCCATGCGGCAGCGGACCGCGACAGCGTCAACGAAGCCATCATCGAAGAAGTCTACGGCGTTCGCGTGCATATGGAAGAAGTTGCCGGAAGGCCCGTGGTGGTCCCCATGGACGACACCGAGGAACGCCTGCTGCGCGAACACGATCACGCACACCACCATGAATACGGCATCAGCCAGTAA
- a CDS encoding tRNA dihydrouridine synthase, with protein MTGKQTPVDRDTPRRTGRHSAKTVSAAAMETALDAAQLARLRALANRPLAVGNRETRNRLWLAPMLGLGHVAFRAVLEEYGGCGLMVSEMCSALALPSENPATSPVFTFTRDELPRLSCQLVGAQPEEFTAAAQRVQREGFFGVDINMGCSVSGICGKGRGADLLRDPDRAEAVVRAVRDSVSIPVTVKFRTGWSTDPAPAVAMAQRLEQAGADALVFHPRVAPDKRSRPPVWDHIRLVTGAVSIPVIGNGNVCTPADALRMFEETGCAGIAMGRMAIARPWIYAHMTGSEPGLPADYLHYALRLMDELETRYPDPIRAVKLYKKIAVYIAANHAFGLRLQGPLIRGATMDHMRENARENLTPDKQTTERPNALMFTS; from the coding sequence ATGACCGGGAAACAAACTCCTGTTGACAGGGATACGCCGCGCCGCACTGGACGGCACAGCGCAAAAACGGTATCCGCTGCTGCCATGGAAACCGCTCTTGACGCCGCACAACTGGCCCGGCTGCGCGCGCTGGCCAACCGCCCCCTGGCCGTGGGCAACCGCGAAACGCGCAACAGGCTCTGGCTCGCGCCCATGCTCGGGCTGGGGCACGTGGCCTTTCGCGCCGTTCTGGAAGAGTACGGCGGGTGCGGACTCATGGTTTCCGAAATGTGCAGCGCGCTGGCCCTGCCCTCGGAAAACCCGGCCACGTCCCCGGTGTTCACGTTCACGCGGGACGAACTGCCCCGGCTCAGCTGCCAACTGGTGGGCGCGCAGCCCGAGGAATTCACGGCCGCTGCCCAACGGGTGCAGCGCGAAGGATTCTTCGGCGTGGACATCAACATGGGCTGTTCGGTTTCCGGCATCTGCGGCAAGGGGCGCGGCGCAGACCTCTTGCGCGACCCGGACCGGGCCGAGGCGGTCGTGCGGGCCGTGCGCGATTCCGTATCCATTCCCGTGACCGTGAAATTCCGCACGGGCTGGAGCACGGACCCGGCACCGGCCGTGGCCATGGCCCAACGGCTGGAACAGGCCGGTGCGGACGCGTTGGTATTTCATCCCCGCGTGGCCCCGGACAAACGTTCGCGCCCGCCCGTGTGGGACCACATCCGGCTGGTGACCGGGGCCGTTTCCATCCCGGTGATCGGCAACGGCAACGTGTGCACCCCGGCCGACGCCCTGCGCATGTTCGAGGAAACCGGGTGCGCGGGCATTGCCATGGGACGCATGGCCATTGCCCGGCCATGGATATACGCGCACATGACCGGAAGCGAGCCGGGGCTGCCCGCAGACTACCTCCACTACGCCCTGCGGCTCATGGACGAGCTTGAAACGCGCTATCCGGACCCGATCCGGGCCGTGAAGCTCTACAAGAAGATCGCGGTCTACATTGCGGCCAACCACGCCTTTGGCCTGCGGTTGCAGGGTCCGCTGATCCGCGGCGCCACCATGGACCACATGCGCGAAAACGCGCGCGAAAATCTAACCCCGGACAAGCAAACCACCGAGCGGCCCAACGCCCTGATGTTCACGTCTTGA
- a CDS encoding DMT family transporter: MSQRHDNPASAMIYLLLVLTVALWGGTWIAGRMIANHIGPMSSSFLRFSISALCLVFMVMRSEHGLPRLSLRQAMHAAFLGATGIFLYSYFFFTGLQTVPASRAALIVACIPVCIAVCSALIYREPFGPKRLLGTLLSLCGVAVVLSHGDPMALLKDGVHGGDLLILGCVASWTAYSLGGRAAMRHFKPTVAVMWACVFGSAFLFFPALHYGLIADMAKASMQDWLCILFLSVLATVLGYAWYYKAINVIGPARSGIFINLVPVFAIIFACLMLGETPDISLLTGGCVVIAGVYVTNRG; the protein is encoded by the coding sequence ATGAGCCAGCGACACGACAACCCCGCCTCGGCCATGATCTACCTGCTGCTGGTGCTGACCGTGGCCCTGTGGGGCGGCACATGGATCGCCGGACGCATGATCGCCAACCACATCGGCCCCATGTCGTCCTCGTTCCTGCGCTTTTCCATATCCGCGCTCTGCCTTGTGTTCATGGTCATGCGCTCGGAGCACGGGCTGCCGCGCCTGAGCCTGCGCCAGGCCATGCACGCGGCCTTTCTCGGGGCCACGGGCATCTTTTTATACAGCTACTTCTTTTTCACGGGATTGCAGACGGTTCCGGCCAGCCGGGCCGCACTGATCGTGGCCTGCATCCCGGTATGCATCGCGGTGTGCTCGGCCCTGATCTACCGTGAGCCGTTCGGCCCCAAGCGCTTGCTGGGCACCCTGCTTTCGCTCTGCGGCGTGGCCGTGGTGCTTTCCCACGGCGATCCCATGGCCCTGCTCAAGGACGGCGTGCACGGCGGCGACCTGCTCATCCTCGGGTGCGTGGCCTCATGGACCGCCTATTCGCTGGGCGGGCGCGCCGCCATGCGGCATTTCAAGCCCACGGTGGCGGTCATGTGGGCCTGCGTGTTCGGCTCCGCGTTCCTGTTCTTCCCGGCCCTGCACTACGGCCTGATCGCGGACATGGCCAAGGCCAGCATGCAGGACTGGCTGTGCATACTGTTCCTTTCCGTGCTGGCCACGGTGCTGGGCTATGCGTGGTACTACAAGGCCATCAACGTCATCGGCCCGGCACGCTCCGGCATCTTCATCAACCTGGTGCCGGTCTTCGCCATCATATTCGCCTGCCTCATGCTCGGCGAAACCCCGGACATTTCACTGCTCACGGGCGGCTGCGTGGTCATTGCCGGGGTGTATGTGACCAACAGGGGATAG
- a CDS encoding FecCD family ABC transporter permease: protein MHFDDGCMPADYLRHIGRKRLIVVVGTACMLASVLLAVSLGAVSIPLPDVLSTLTGNAATRRWDAIIWNIRLPQALSALVAGAGLSVAGVVMQSVLRNPLGSPFTLGISHAAAFGAAVSVMLFDSGNMHSTGADAIVINNPYLTTGAAFVMSMVTTFVIIAISRIRRTSPEVMILAGVALSALFTAGTMFLQYFADDMQLAAMVFWTFGDTARADWAELAFMSTALVAGLVFFMANRWNYNAVDAGDETATGLGVRVQRVRMLGMLAASLVTAVIVAFLGIIGFVGLVCPHMMRRIVGDDHRFLLPASTVCGGLLLLLSDTVARLVLAPHVLPVSVLTAFMGAPAFLYLIIRGYRK, encoded by the coding sequence ATGCATTTTGACGACGGCTGCATGCCCGCCGACTACCTGCGCCACATCGGGCGCAAACGTTTGATCGTGGTTGTGGGAACCGCGTGCATGCTGGCCAGCGTGCTGCTGGCCGTGAGCCTCGGAGCCGTGAGCATTCCATTGCCCGACGTGCTGAGCACGCTGACCGGGAACGCCGCCACCCGGCGCTGGGACGCCATCATCTGGAACATCCGGCTGCCGCAGGCCCTCTCCGCGCTGGTGGCCGGGGCCGGGCTTTCCGTGGCGGGCGTGGTCATGCAGTCCGTGCTGCGCAACCCGCTGGGCTCGCCCTTCACACTGGGCATCTCCCATGCGGCTGCGTTCGGCGCCGCGGTTTCGGTCATGCTCTTCGATTCCGGCAACATGCACTCCACGGGCGCGGACGCCATCGTCATCAACAATCCATACCTGACCACGGGCGCGGCCTTTGTGATGAGCATGGTCACCACCTTCGTGATCATCGCCATATCGCGCATCCGGCGCACCTCGCCCGAGGTCATGATCCTGGCCGGGGTGGCGCTCTCCGCCCTGTTCACCGCGGGCACCATGTTCCTGCAATACTTTGCGGACGACATGCAGCTGGCGGCCATGGTCTTCTGGACCTTCGGCGACACCGCGCGCGCGGACTGGGCCGAGCTGGCCTTCATGAGCACGGCGCTGGTGGCCGGGCTGGTCTTTTTCATGGCCAACCGCTGGAACTACAATGCCGTGGACGCCGGTGACGAAACCGCCACCGGGCTGGGCGTGCGCGTGCAGCGCGTACGCATGCTGGGCATGCTCGCGGCATCGCTGGTCACGGCGGTCATCGTGGCCTTTCTGGGCATCATCGGATTCGTGGGGCTGGTCTGCCCGCACATGATGCGGCGCATTGTTGGCGACGACCACCGCTTCCTGCTGCCGGCATCCACGGTCTGCGGCGGCCTGCTGCTCCTGCTTTCGGACACGGTTGCCCGGCTGGTGCTCGCGCCCCATGTGTTGCCTGTTTCCGTGCTCACGGCCTTCATGGGCGCGCCCGCGTTCCTTTACCTCATCATCAGGGGATACCGAAAATGA
- a CDS encoding iron ABC transporter substrate-binding protein, which translates to MKKYSFLFVLLIALGLAACSGPESSEQNRNTQAQQAEPETRTVTDMMGRTVTVPVNPTRVICSGPGCLRYLTYLQAQDRVIAVDSIEKRKTRIDARPYAMANPQFAKLPLFGEFRGHDNPELIAALDPQPQVIFKTYRGMGTDPQELQDKTGIPVVSLDYGDLNARRAAMNTALNLMGEVLGKQERAQEVIAFMDAAEEDLGKRAAQSAAHPTCYVGGIASKGPHGFRSTEPGYPPFAFLNAHNVAAPTDGSKPSRHADIAKEQIVQWEPDYIFVDLSTIRAGSEANSLYELNTDPSYKGLKACLEKRIFGVLPYNWYTSNHGNTLADAYFIGKTLYPDAFADVDPAAKADEIYSFLVGKPVFGEINKAFGSLAFKPLDPSVLRIGDNGEILAK; encoded by the coding sequence ATGAAAAAATACAGCTTTCTCTTCGTGTTGCTGATTGCCCTCGGTCTGGCCGCCTGCAGCGGCCCCGAATCGTCGGAACAAAACCGGAACACACAGGCCCAACAGGCCGAGCCGGAAACCCGGACCGTCACGGACATGATGGGCCGGACCGTAACCGTGCCGGTCAATCCGACCCGCGTGATCTGCTCCGGACCGGGCTGCCTGCGCTACCTGACCTACCTGCAGGCGCAGGACAGGGTCATCGCCGTGGACAGCATTGAAAAGCGCAAGACACGCATCGACGCACGCCCCTATGCCATGGCCAATCCGCAATTTGCCAAGCTGCCCCTGTTCGGGGAATTCCGCGGCCATGACAATCCCGAGCTGATCGCGGCGCTGGACCCGCAACCACAGGTCATCTTCAAGACCTACCGCGGCATGGGCACGGACCCGCAGGAGCTGCAGGACAAGACCGGCATTCCGGTTGTTTCCCTTGACTACGGCGACCTGAACGCGCGACGTGCGGCCATGAACACCGCCCTGAACCTCATGGGCGAGGTGCTGGGCAAGCAGGAACGCGCACAAGAGGTCATCGCCTTCATGGACGCGGCCGAAGAGGATCTGGGCAAACGCGCTGCACAGTCGGCCGCACACCCCACCTGCTACGTGGGCGGCATCGCCTCCAAGGGACCGCACGGATTCCGCTCCACCGAGCCGGGCTACCCGCCCTTCGCCTTTTTGAACGCCCACAACGTGGCCGCGCCCACGGACGGTTCCAAGCCCTCGCGCCACGCGGACATCGCCAAGGAACAGATCGTCCAGTGGGAGCCGGACTACATCTTCGTGGACCTGTCCACCATCCGGGCCGGTTCCGAAGCCAACTCCCTGTACGAGCTGAACACGGACCCGTCGTACAAGGGCCTCAAGGCCTGCCTTGAAAAACGCATCTTCGGCGTGCTGCCCTACAACTGGTACACCTCCAACCACGGCAACACCCTTGCGGACGCCTACTTCATCGGCAAGACCCTGTACCCGGATGCGTTCGCGGACGTGGACCCGGCAGCCAAGGCCGACGAGATCTATTCCTTCCTCGTGGGCAAGCCCGTGTTCGGGGAAATCAACAAGGCCTTTGGCAGTCTCGCCTTCAAGCCGCTTGATCCGTCCGTGCTGCGCATTGGCGACAATGGCGAAATACTGGCCAAATAG